From a single Nicotiana tomentosiformis chromosome 2, ASM39032v3, whole genome shotgun sequence genomic region:
- the LOC104119145 gene encoding mitogen-activated protein kinase kinase kinase 20-like, whose translation MDWIRGEAVGHGSFGKVSFAIPRCQSSLFCPSMVVKSSSASCSATLMNEKLILDELKGCPQIINCLGDSYTYENGEKLYNVLLEYASGGDFSNKLKNSGDHILPEFEVRKYTKSLLKGLHFIHKSGYVHCDIKLQNILLGQDGQVKIADFGLAKRTKSRKDDKLRCELRGTPLYMSPEMVTGGEQESPADIWALGCVLVEMATGNPAWKCSDMTRLLMKIGVGDQLPEIPEKLSEEGKDFLEKCFVKDPRKRWTAEMLLNHPFVAGQNYDDDTVTLKDQTCESGTPSTSPRCPFDFPDWVSNESGKSSVACSIRSLPSPAIQELLNLNGGSWSTTPAERLRVLVGERRPESEWSTADGWVSVR comes from the coding sequence ATGGATTGGATTCGAGGTGAAGCAGTAGGTCATGGAAGCTTCGGCAAAGTCAGTTTTGCAATACCGAGATGCCAAAGCTCTCTATTTTGTCCATCAATGGTGGTTAAGTCTTCTTCCGCTTCCTGTTCAGCTACTCTAATGAACGAGAAGTTAATCTTGGACGAGCTTAAAGGTTGTCCacaaataatcaattgccttggGGACAGCTATACCTACGAAAATGGCGAGAAGTTGTACAATGTCTTATTGGAGTATGCTTCTGGTGGTGATTTTTCGAATAAGCTCAAGAATTCCGGTGATCATATATTGCCAGAATTTGAAGTCAGGAAATACACAAAGTCCTTACTGAAAGGGCTACACTTTATCCACAAGAGTGGTTATGTTCACTGCGATATTAAACTTCAGAACATTCTTTTAGGCCAAGATGGTCAAGTCAAAATTGCTGATTTTGGACTGGCAAAGAGAACTAAATCCAGAAAAGATGATAAATTGCGATGTGAATTGAGGGGTACTCCATTATACATGTCACCGGAAATGGTTACTGGTGGCGAACAGGAGAGTCCCGCCGATATCTGGGCACTTGGATGTGTTCTGGTGGAAATGGCAACAGGTAATCCAGCGTGGAAATGCTCAGATATGACCAGATTATTGATGAAAATTGGAGTTGGTGATCAATTGCCCGAAATTCCTGAGAAATTGTCTGAAGAAGGAAAagattttctagagaagtgctttGTGAAGGACCCGAGAAAGAGATGGACGGCTGAGATGCTTCTAAACCATCCTTTTGTAGCTGGTCAAAATTATGATGATGACACTGTTACATTGAAGGACCAAACATGCGAGAGTGGGACTCCTTCGACGTCTCCTAGGTGTCCATTTGATTTTCCAGATTGGGTATCTAATGAGTCTGGTAAATCCTCAGTAGCATGTTCTATTAGATCTCTGCCCTCGCCAGCGATTCAAGAATTGCTGAATTTAAACGGCGGGTCATGGTCCACAACGCCGGCGGAGAGGTTGAGAGTATTAGTTGGTGAACGCAGACCTGAATCTGAATGGTCTACAGCTGATGGCTGGGTCAGTGTTAGGTGA